Below is a window of Impatiens glandulifera chromosome 2, dImpGla2.1, whole genome shotgun sequence DNA.
aaaatcccaaaaaaGGGACAAATTTTCCTGGGTGCGTTTAAAGCAAAGGTGGAAAAACTCGAAAATCCCTTTGAGCTCAAGCTACCATCAGATgtggaagaaaaatgtgttcGATCATGGGAACATGTGATAGTGGGTAATTATATTGGGAAAGAACCTGTCACTTTTGATGCCACCAAGGAAGAACTCATGAATCAATGAGGAAAAGAAGGTTTAATGAAGGTCACCTCTAACAGTCACGGCATGTATTTTCTGAAATTAAATTAAGAGGCTAATCTTGAGAAACTTTTAGAGTTGGGACATACACACGTGGGGAAATAATGCATGAAGCTCGAAAATGGAAGGAGGGTACGAGCTATGACAGTATTCCAAAAGAAACAATGCAAATTTTGTTTAAGTTGCGAAatatccctccccacatgtacaACTCGGAAGCCTTAACCCATTTCGCTAGCCTTCTAGGAAACCCGCTCTACATGGACAAAATCATTGAGGAAAGTGAAAATCTCACATATGCTAGGATGAACATTGAAGTTCAACCAAGAAGCGTTCTCCCCAACGAAATTACAATGGTTGATCGAAAGGGAAATGCTACCAAGATGGGCATACACTATGAATGGAGACCGTACAGATACGTGAACTGCAATACCTTTAAACATTCTATAGTAAGATGCCCTAAATTAATGGCCAACCAGAAAGCAAACAAGGAACAACAAATGCAGAATGGAGAAGACAAGCAACAAAAAGTTCCTAGTACAAATGAAACAGTGGTGGAAAATTAAGCAACAAAAGAAAGCAATACCAAAGGGAAAGATGTTCAGAATTCGGGTGAAGGAACAAAAGGAAATCAAACTTAAGAAGAGGGAAGtaagaaaggaaaagaaaatgtGGAGGGGAAAGCCAAAGAACCTAAGGAAATAGAAAATATTGAGAAGGGTAACCCAGAAATAGAGAAGATCCCAACAGAGGCTGGAAATAAAGAACCCGTAGACGAAGGAACTTCCAACTCCTCTTCTAACAAAATGGTTCAGACCCAAACGCAGATGAGAGGAAGGCAACATCCTAGACCTGTAATTCCATACAAACCACAAATATGGAGGAAGATTGTAGGAAAAATGAAAGGAAGGAATAAGCACATTGTCGACCTTTCTTCATTAATATAATGACCTGGAATATTAGGGGGCTCAACGACCCCATCAAAAGGAATAAGTCAGAAGAATGATTGAAAGACATGTAATCACTATTATGGCTATACTAGAGACGAGAGTAAGACATAATCAATTCGATATTGTCAGTAAAGGTTGTTTTGGTAGCGACTGGTCTTATATTCACAATTCAGATGAGTGTAAAAGCAGAATTTGGGTTGGCTGGAATAATAGCTTAGTTGAGGTCAAGAAATTATTCGACAATAAGCATGTCATCATGGTGGAGACTGTTAGTAGGTTAACAAAGGCGAAATTCTATTTTGCTGCTATCTATGGAAGCAATATAGCAGGAGAAAGAAAACAGTTATGGAGAGAGCTCAAGAGTAAAGTTATTGGTGATGAGCCTTGGATCTTAATGGGCGACTTCAATGTCTCCAGATTCATCCAAGAAAGAGAGCCAGAAATGAGGATCACGCTAGACTTGCTGGACTTTA
It encodes the following:
- the LOC124923775 gene encoding uncharacterized protein LOC124923775: MHEARKWKEGTSYDSIPKETMQILFKLRNIPPHMYNSEALTHFASLLGNPLYMDKIIEESENLTYARMNIEVQPRSVLPNEITMVDRKGNATKMGIHYEWRPYRYVNCNTFKHSIVRCPKLMANQKANKEQQMQNGEDKQQKVPSTNETVVEN